The stretch of DNA TGGTTTTCTCAGTGTTTCTGAGGAGAAAGCCCCTAAAACTGAGGCGAACTGCAGTCGCATCACAACTGTTAAAGAGCTGACAGAGAACACGACCGACACACCCAAACTCAAGCTGGTCTGAGTCGTTTGAACCTCCTGGGCCTGGGAGGGAGTTTCCACCACAGCAGCCACACACTCGCACCGTCACCGCAGTTCCTACGTGCTTCCTGTTAAAAATATCCCCGAGATCACGGGCACCGCCGCCTCCGACACCCTTCATTACCTACTTTTGTCTGCAGAACACTGTTGAGAAGAACTTCGATGCTGGGCTGTAACAGGATGCAGCTGCGCCCTGAAAATGCAGAACATGTGGCGACAGCGAGGCTCTggctccacctgctggacaaCCGGTAGAACTGCAGGGTGTCACATCAGGCGCGGTGGATTCATCAACTATTGTTCCCTTCTCTATCCTATACCCAAATATACAATATGctttatttttgatttatttggaTGACAGAGTTCAAAATCAACACACCACAGCAAGCATACTTTGAATTATTTTAATATAATCTTATTTACATGGTATTTTCATAAATGTTTAGTAAGTTACAATACTCTTGCATCCATTACACAGTGAAATCAGAACCTAGAAAATGCTGATTGAAATTCTACCGCTTAACAGTCGTCCACGTTCAACCTACGAGATTCTGAACCTGTCACGCGCTTCACACAGCACTTCTCTCGTTCGTTTCCTTTTGCTCGCAGGAGGGAAAAATCACAGCCAAAATGGGattttgttcttcctggaggGCTTGAGGATGATGACTACATTTGTGTCTAACATTGAGCGATGGGAGGgcacgggtgggggggggggggggggggggctgactgCCTAGAAAAAAAACCATCTGAAAATGGGGATTAAAATTCCTCGTCTCGCTCCTCGTTGAATATCCGGGTCACAGACCTCAAAGACAtcgagtctgatcttaaaaccAGGGCTGGGCGGATGGATCCCTTTCACATCAATTTAATGTAACAtggcaatcaaacacacatacaaTTGTAAGAGTACTTCTccacgtttaaaaaaaaaaggaaaaaagtaacAATTCAATTAAACCCACTTTGTGGGTTACTTGAATCAACCCTTCAACTCTGGTGGAGGGGTGGTGAGGAGGTTAGTGTGGGCTCTCCATAGAGCGCATAGCAGCTTGGTCAGTAATCACTtagtaataaataataaaatatcagAGTGGGTCAGAGTGGTTGCAGGTACAAACAGAAGAGACGAACGGCGGGCGAGGGGAGGGCGCAGGCTCGTTTGGATCCATGACGTAGCGCGGCTGCTATCATGCCTGACACATACACActcgcgctcacacacacgcacacacacgcaacagtGGTTAAACATCGAGCGCGGGACGCTGGTCGATCAACGGGGTCCGATTTTCAAAGACGCTGTTCGTAGGCTCCCGGCTGATTCTCTCCGCTGGCGAGTCAAAGTCGCCGAGGCAGCAGACGTTCCAAAGTGACATCATAGCTTGTTCGAACTGAGGGATAAAAACTGTTCTTCAAAAAGAATTGgaaatagttttaaaatacattttctctgtTGTTCTTGCTGCCTCTGGGGCCGTCTCCTCCTCCGACCGACGGCCCCGGGTGTTGGAGCGACTCCGCATACTTGATAATtcgatgtgtgtttgtatacatgtaaaaatgtcaaataGGTTCTGTGCAAGTACAAGCGCCGGTCTGCGTGGGCGTCGCTTGGGCCGCGGGCTCGTCACTCCACAGCAAAGCCGCAGGTCTCCTCCACGGCCGTCAGGAGTTTCTCGTAGAGTTTCTCGTAAGACTCGTAGGGAGGGACGTCGATTCGGTTGAAActggacacagaggagaggcGTTGCAGCAAGTCTGAGGCTTTGGGGCGTTAAAGCAGCACATTCTGTGACGGGCGTTTACCAGGTGTGAGCCTTGGGCAGGTTGTCCGTGTTGGCGTCTATCAAGTGGATGGTGAAAAGCCTTGGTCCTGCAGAACCTGTAGAACCTTACACACATACATTCTAGTTATCACTGCTCTGTGCCGGTGCAAAGACAAGTCGTCAATACGGACACATTTATGAGAGCTGCCGCTTCTTTAGTGGATAATCTCCAGGTCAGATCTCTCAagggtcgtgtgtgtgtgtgtgtgttctttgagCCAATCCATGACCCACCCTGCAGTGCCTTGAACCCCTGTAACGGGACCCTGGTGGATCCTGTGACGAACTGCAGGAGgcgccccctcctctcctcgttGAAGGCCTCCACGGCCTGCCAGAACCACCGCACCACGTTGCTTTCACTCGTGCAGTGCTTCAGGCGGGTGTTGGTCTTCCAGTCCGCTATGTCGATCTTCCCCAGCCCTCCGATGATGAGCTAAAGGAGGGAAggatttaaaaacaagaagatATAGGGAAAACTTCCGGGCCGTCGCGCTTCAGTGAGCACGGACGCTGTGTTTACCTCTAGTTCTTTATGGTCGAAGGGTTTGAGGAGGTGCTGAGGAATGAGCTCAGTAAAGCCCTTCTGCAGAGCCAGAAACTGGGCCTCGATGCCGCGCATAAACCTCCAGTTCACGTacagcctggaaaagaaaagggccGACGGTGACGCTCCGGGCTCACCACGAGTGTGTTTCTGCGGATGTGTCGGGCCGAACAAAGAGGGGAAGGTCCCGGTCCTCTTACCTCACATACTCTTTCTTGTTCTCCTCGGTTACTGCGATGTTCCGGCCGTTGGGTTTGAGCTCGTGCTGCGAGAGCTTCCCGAAGGCGTTGTGCTCCACGCAGAACGTGTGATCGAGCACCGACGTGATGTCGTTCTCTCTGCGGACAGATCATGAAAGTCACCCTCTGCTCGTGCCGgggacgggacaggaagtcGAACATCGTCTGCGGGGGCCGCTTACAGTATCCAAACGAGGCTCTTGTGTAACTCGGGGTCGGTGGTCTCCAGGTCGCTCAGCTGTATGGGTTTGCCCAGCAGCTGTTTGTAAAAGGGCTGCGTGAAGCTGCCGTTGATGTAGTGGCTGTGAAACACCGCCAGGCCCATCACGCGACCCACAAAGTGGAAATACGACAGGTGGTCCTGAGACACGGCGACGCAAACGGAGGCGGGACGTTGGGTCAGACGTAGTTTACATTGTTCTGCGTAAAGCGCTGACGCGCGCGCGTACTCACGGGGTTGATGGAGGAGTCGGGGTTGATCTGCAGCGTGTAGATGTTGTCCGTGGAGTACTGGAACAAGCCGTAATATGGGTTCAACATTTCATGACACAGCAGGTACAACCACTCCCTACAGACAACCACATGGTCAACAAACATTCGACACTCACGTCAGGAGATCATTACCACAACCGTGTCAACAGAGCCCAACGGAGGGTTTGGGGCTCGAATGATAGGGAATAGGTTCTGTTTCCCCAGGGCTCATTACCTGGCCACCCCACCATAGTCCAGACCCTCCTCGCCCCTGAACTTCACCATCAGACGCTTCTTCAGGTCTTTGGGCCTCATCTTCATTATCTGCCGATATGACTCCTGTATCAACACACACGCGGTGAGATAGGCGCCGCTCCTTCCCCAGCGGGGGCTCCCGAGTTCGCGCCCACCTCAAAGATCTCCTCCCGGGACACCTCTATGCGGCAGTGTCCCGCCTGCGGCTGCTGCAGGGACAGCTCGTGGCGGAGCAGCTTCAGCTTGTGGACCAGGTCCCGTTCGTAGCGCGCCGCTAGATCCCCCTCGCCGCCTCCCCCGCCGCTGCCCACGTCGTCGCCCCCTACGTCCATCGGAGGAGCTTGGGAGGATTCCTTCACTTGGGACTGTTGGCTGGAGACGGAGAAGAAGAGGTCAGAAAGTCCGGACTCCAGGTGTGTATTTGGCCCAGAGTGGGCCACCTCCAGGGTGGTCGATAACGGTCCAGAGCTGGTCTGACTCCAGCTTACCGCCACGTCCCACCAGGGACCAGGGTGCTGTACCTGATGATGGTGCTGTACCTGATGATGGTGTGTAGGCGTGGGTCCGTGAACTGCGTGGTTCTGTTGTTGTGGTCCACAAAGTAAATCCGCCCCGACACGGTGCTCCGAACCTCCCAGCCCGCCGGTAACGGCCCGAGCTCCTCGCAGCTCACGCTGGCCAgatccctgcagcagcagcagagcacccGATCAAACCATCGTGTCCCGGGACGTCTGGACTGGACAGGAGGAGTGCGTGAACATACCGGGGTATCCGGGGGTCGTGCCAGGTGCTGACACCTGTCTGCGTGTGGAGGAAGTACACCTGGCCCTGCACCGTCGTCCTCTGCTCTGTTTGGACACAATAAGAAGCTTTTTCAGACCCTCGTCAATAAAAAGGGAAGTGGAAGAACAACAGAATTTGCCCCGAGACGTTTGTGTCAAAAACCAAACTGTAACTGACCGTATCCTTCCGGCAGGTCAGGTGGTTGGTGGCCGTGAGGTCTGTTCTGGGGGGTGTGGCCGAGTCCTCGCGAGTCCTGCCCTCTGGTCCGCTGAATGCGGCTCTCCTGATTGGGCGAGTCCAGGCGACAGTTCCCGCCCCCTGCAGCACCGGTGGGGTCAGAATATGGCAGCGGCTCCTCGCTGAAACATCCCTCAAACACgggcctgaacacacacaaccatatttttccacttttaataAAGGAACATCTTAAATTGAGGGCATTCGTTCTATAGACTTACAGTTAAACAGGGACTGGTTACACAGCTGAGTGCTCATTTCAGATTGTGTCCCACTTTTGCACCGCAGGAACTTTTGTTTACTCGGGATTTTGAAAATCTTCGGCTGGTTTCCGCGGAAATTACCCGAGGGGGAAAAATAACCTCTGTCCCAAACTTTCCCATGAAAAAGTACCGAGGAAAAAGAGGTAGATTTCTGGGAATTCCTAAGGGGGCGGGGATGACGAATCCCGATTGGTGGAACCCACTCGCAGTGTTCCGTACCTCCGCTCACCTGCCACGTTCAAGCCATGCGAACAGCTGCAGACTTGTTTCTACACGTGTTACTTTATTTATGTCTTGACTGGAtggaaaatggagggaaaaagtaGAGAAGCTACAAGTGGACAAGCATGTTTCAACATATTACTGTAATTTCCAGTCTATAGGCGCACACCTAAATATAAGCTGGTAAGCACTTTACTTAATAATAAACTTTTCACATATATAAGCTGCATTCCAGATGAAGGGAGACCCCTTTAGCACATAACATGAACTGGCCCATCTAGTTTTCTCAAAGGCCACTCAGCAGAAAAATCTTGATGACGCTACCGATTTACGTGGAAAAACCTTACAGAGTGCGTTTGATTGGCCCACTGTGACCTGTTCCTGTCATTTTAGTGTTCTGATGTGTGTTTGGCTGCATGAAGCttgtgagcgggggggggggagcatacAGTAAATAAGCCGCAGGCTCCGACGCCTGGGGAAAAAAGTAGTGGCCTATACACCAGAGATTACGGTAATAAAAATGCCAAAAAGAAGGAATTGTGCCAGTCGTGCACTTTTCCCTATACAGGACGAGGCAGCTTTATGGAATAATCTGCACACACCAATCGGAATAATGCAGCAAACAACGCAGTTTATCTCCAGTAACCGTGTGAAGTTGTA from Takifugu flavidus isolate HTHZ2018 chromosome 18, ASM371156v2, whole genome shotgun sequence encodes:
- the smurf1 gene encoding E3 ubiquitin-protein ligase SMURF1 isoform X1, which codes for MSNPGSRRNGSSIKIRLTVLCAKNLAKKDFFRLPDPFAKVVVDGSGQCHSTDTVKSTLDPKWNQHYDLYIGKTDSITISIWNHKKIHKRQGAGFLGCIRLLSNAISRLKDTGYQRLDLCKLNPSDSDAVRGQIVVSLQTRDRIGSGGPVVDCRGLLENDGPVFEGCFSEEPLPYSDPTGAAGGGNCRLDSPNQESRIQRTRGQDSRGLGHTPQNRPHGHQPPDLPEGYEQRTTVQGQVYFLHTQTGVSTWHDPRIPRDLASVSCEELGPLPAGWEVRSTVSGRIYFVDHNNRTTQFTDPRLHTIISQQSQVKESSQAPPMDVGGDDVGSGGGGGEGDLAARYERDLVHKLKLLRHELSLQQPQAGHCRIEVSREEIFEESYRQIMKMRPKDLKKRLMVKFRGEEGLDYGGVAREWLYLLCHEMLNPYYGLFQYSTDNIYTLQINPDSSINPDHLSYFHFVGRVMGLAVFHSHYINGSFTQPFYKQLLGKPIQLSDLETTDPELHKSLVWILENDITSVLDHTFCVEHNAFGKLSQHELKPNGRNIAVTEENKKEYVRLYVNWRFMRGIEAQFLALQKGFTELIPQHLLKPFDHKELELIIGGLGKIDIADWKTNTRLKHCTSESNVVRWFWQAVEAFNEERRGRLLQFVTGSTRVPLQGFKALQGSTGSAGPRLFTIHLIDANTDNLPKAHTCFNRIDVPPYESYEKLYEKLLTAVEETCGFAVE
- the smurf1 gene encoding E3 ubiquitin-protein ligase SMURF1 isoform X2 gives rise to the protein MSNPGSRRNGSSIKIRLTVLCAKNLAKKDFFRLPDPFAKVVVDGSGQCHSTDTVKSTLDPKWNQHYDLYIGKTDSITISIWNHKKIHKRQGAGFLGCIRLLSNAISRLKDTGYQRLDLCKLNPSDSDAVRGQIVVSLQTRDRIGSGGPVVDCRGLLENDGPVFEGCFSEEPLPYSDPTGAAGGGNCRLDSPNQESRIQRTRGQDSRGLGHTPQNRPHGHQPPDLPEGYEQRTTVQGQVYFLHTQTGVSTWHDPRIPRDLASVSCEELGPLPAGWEVRSTVSGRIYFVDHNNRTTQFTDPRLHTIISQQSQVKESSQAPPMDVGGDDVGSGGGGGEGDLAARYERDLVHKLKLLRHELSLQQPQAGHCRIEVSREEIFEESYRQIMKMRPKDLKKRLMVKFRGEEGLDYGGVAREWLYLLCHEMLNPYYGLFQYSTDNIYTLQINPDSSINPDHLSYFHFVGRVMGLAVFHSHYINGSFTQPFYKQLLGKPIQLSDLETTDPELHKSLVWILENDITSVLDHTFCVEHNAFGKLSQHELKPNGRNIAVTEENKKEYVRLYVNWRFMRGIEAQFLALQKGFTELIPQHLLKPFDHKELELIIGGLGKIDIADWKTNTRLKHCTSESNVVRWFWQAVEAFNEERRGRLLQFVTGSTRVPLQGFKALQGSAGPRLFTIHLIDANTDNLPKAHTCFNRIDVPPYESYEKLYEKLLTAVEETCGFAVE